The following are from one region of the Rhinoraja longicauda isolate Sanriku21f chromosome 3, sRhiLon1.1, whole genome shotgun sequence genome:
- the LOC144592168 gene encoding uncharacterized protein LOC144592168 — MAFPVDLLAELDYEDIEHSAEEYMSSLLYGDPDKLEYFTLPNRRKIPVSLSSIAFVPLYGGDSMYKILALFAPESQFTAVALYLADRWWAIDDVIKTAESSRQGLQQVTSLGERIVLYILNRIIYRAQEMNADELPFLCHSAVEFAKILWKSGKAIGFYSIKPTGSKCQAFLTRCYRLPVLDTIFVRKKYRGKGYGLQMLEDFVDCFTEEALGLRYPLSPSMYAVCQKYLNNYPDDRNLLWEVEGVGHPFQRTLIADRLLAQISPIEGMDISQEDEEGSVGGESSSLILTETESGSHLPGHVKKQLNLTELPTESNANQELPSVSTILSEELTRPPVAKWGRSFQSKHSAAEKRHIELEQRCLTSEEEVVEPKDLQNSSEPTTDINEEALEITDNEEKCTILEDVTELIVTDVVVCEIEVLEPDSDEDKESSSETATEPVDDEMADSATKESSKTEEVILSKSLDFEEIPCESPAGEEGIPLKSSDSEEVLAPQASETEQAIPNSEEVIPQDPSETPEDIAQEPSKTEDVAAQDSVKLGAETAEDTTIMDEEEITEDSTKIEEEEDSIKMEDSIKMEDSIKMEDSTKVVDETALNESANGASGDATEKEPDNPECTEETKECGEDDKLEKAGDVAEQNDSKEDEPVQDPAANCTPSNLNETNPNKDAVSEHTEQPDVQADEKTPDSGHESVNEEASQHSGAESEATSSVTKTDSAQQEGEPAESNAPMDLSLGPLLVIELQDVSQKQATTVHPAADEAKEVDLKDQPSPAVAEKGVDSSSEEMEMEVPVMDRRNLRRKVKGNKGPPKKRSKVAA, encoded by the exons ATTCCAGTTAGTCTGTCGTCCATTGCTTTTGTTCCACTCTATGGTGGTGATTCGATGTATAAAATTCTGGCCTTGTTTGCTCCGGAAAGTCAATTCACAG CTGTGGCTTTGTACCTTGCGGACAGGTGGTGGGCAATAGATGATGTCATAAAAACTGCTGAGTCATCCCGCCAGGGTCTCCAGCAG GTAACTTCGCTTGGGGAGCGAATTGTTCTGTACATTTTGAATCGCATCATTTACAGAGCCCAGGAAATGAATGCTGATGAGCTCCCTTTCCTTTGCCACAGTGCCGTTGAGTTTGCTAAAATCCTCTGGAAGTCGGGGAAAGCAATTGGATTCTACTCCATCAAACCCACAG GAAGCAAGTGTCAAGCCTTCCTGACCAGGTGCTACCGGCTGCCTGTCCTGGACACCATCTTTGTGAGGAAGAAGTACCGTGGGAAGGGATATGGtctacagatgctggaagattTTGTTGACTGTTTCACAGAGGAGGCATTGGGTTTGAGATACCCACTCTCGCCGTCTATGTATGCAG TCTGCCAGAAGTATCTGAACAATTATCCTGATGATCGCAACCTTCTTTGGGAAGTTGAAGGAGTTGGTCACCCGTTCCAGCGAACTCTGATTGCTGACAGGCTACTGGCACAGATATCACCGATAGAAG GTATGGATATCTCCCAGGAGGATGAAGAGGGAAGTGTAGGAGGAGAGTCTTCATCTCTGATCCTGACGGAGACTGAAAGTGGAAGCCACCTGCCCGGCCATGTGAAGAAGCAGCTGAACCTGACAGAATTACCC ACTGAGTCGAATGCTAACCAAGAATTGCCGAGTGTCTCTACGATCCTTTCAGAAG AGCTAACGAGGCCGCCTGTTGctaaatggggaagaagtttccAATCTAAGCATTCCGCAGCAGAGAAGAGGCACATTGAGTTGGAGCAAAGGTGTCTGACCAGcgaagaggaggtggttgagcctAAAGATCTGCAAAACAG TTCTGAACCCACGACAGACATAAATGAGGAGGCTCTGGAAATAACCGATAACGAGGAAAAGTGCACCATTTTGGAGGATGTTACAGAACTAATAGTAACTGATGTTGTAGTATGTGAAATTGAGGTGTTGGAACCAGATAGCGATGAG GATAAGGAATCTTCATCTGAGACTGCTACTGAACCAGTCGACGATGAAATGGCAGACTCTGCTACTAAAGAGTCGTCAAAGACAGAGGAAGTAATTCTTTCCAAGTCGCTAGATTTTGAGGAGATTCCTTGTGAGTCACCAGCGGGTGAGGAGGGGATTCCTCTGAAGTCGTCAGATTCCGAGGAGGTATTGGCTCCACAGGCGTCAGAGACTGAACAGGCCATTCCTAATTCTGAGGAAGTAATTCCACAAGATCCCTCGGAAACTCCGGAAGATATTGCTCAGGAGCCGTCGAAGACTGAAGATGTGGCCGCTCAGGACTCTGTAAAGCTGGGAGCTGAAACTGCTGAAGATACGACGATAATGGATGAAGAAGAAATCACTGAGGATTCAACCAAaatagaggaggaggaggattcaATCAAAATGGAGGATTCAATCAAAATGGAGGATTCAATCAAAATGGAGGATTCGACCAAAGTGGTGGACGAAACCGCGTTGAATGAATCTGCTAATGGTGCATCAGGTGATGCTACAGAGAAGGAGCCCGATAACCCGGAATGTACAGAGGAAACAAAAGAATGTGGTGAAGAcgacaagctggaaaag GCTGGAGATGTTGCTGAGCAGAATGACAGCAAAGAAGATGAACCAGTGCAGGATCCAGCAGCCAACTGCACCCCTTCCAACCTGAATGAAACTAATCCAAATAAAGATGCAGTATCTGAACACACAGAACAGCCCGATGTCCAAGCTGATGAGAAGACGCCCGATAGCGGCCATGAGTCTGTTAATGAGGAGGCATCTCAACATAGCGGTGCGGAGAGTGAGGCCACGTCCAGCGTTACAAAGACTGACTCTGCACAGCAGGAAGGTGAACCAGCGGAGTCCAATGCCCCGATGGACCTCAGTCTTGGTCCTTTGCTTGTGATTGAACTTCAGGATGTTTCGCAGAAGCAGGCCACGACTGTCCATCCGGCAGCAGATGAAGCAAAAGAAGTCGATCTGAAAGATCAGCCCTCGCCGGCTGTGGCTGAGAAGGGGGTCGACAGTAGTTCAGAGGAGATGGAAATGGAAGTGCCGGTTATGGATAGGAGAAATTTGAGGAGGAAAGTCAAGGGAAACAAAGGACCTCCCAAGAAGCGAAGCAAGGTAGCGGCATGA